A single Defluviitalea saccharophila DNA region contains:
- a CDS encoding amino acid ABC transporter ATP-binding protein, producing the protein MIEISNLYKSFGNLEVLKGIDEHIEKGEVVVVIGPSGSGKSTFLRCINLMEQPTKGHILFEGVDITSPKTNINLIRQKVGMVFQHFNLFPHMNVMENLTLAPIKLKGYTKEQAEEIAYKLLDKVGLKDKALEYPNKLSGGQKQRIAIARALAMSPDVMLFDEPTSALDPEMVKEVLEVIKELAHEGMTMVIVTHEMGFAKEVGTRLLFMDEGKIIEQGDPKEVFANPREERTKIFLSKVL; encoded by the coding sequence GTGATTGAAATTAGTAATCTATATAAAAGTTTTGGGAATTTAGAAGTTTTAAAAGGCATAGATGAACATATTGAAAAAGGAGAAGTAGTCGTTGTTATAGGTCCCAGCGGCTCCGGTAAATCTACATTCCTTAGATGCATTAATTTAATGGAGCAGCCTACTAAAGGGCATATTTTATTTGAAGGTGTTGATATTACCTCACCGAAGACCAATATAAATCTCATCCGTCAAAAAGTTGGAATGGTTTTTCAGCATTTTAATTTATTTCCCCATATGAATGTTATGGAAAATTTAACTTTGGCACCGATTAAATTAAAAGGGTATACTAAAGAACAGGCAGAAGAGATTGCATATAAACTATTGGATAAGGTAGGACTTAAGGATAAGGCTTTGGAGTATCCCAATAAATTATCCGGGGGACAAAAACAGAGAATAGCCATCGCTAGAGCCCTGGCGATGAGTCCTGATGTGATGCTTTTTGATGAGCCTACATCCGCATTAGACCCGGAAATGGTAAAAGAGGTATTAGAAGTAATCAAGGAATTGGCTCATGAGGGAATGACTATGGTGATCGTAACTCATGAAATGGGTTTTGCAAAAGAAGTAGGTACAAGACTTCTTTTCATGGATGAAGGAAAAATCATTGAGCAGGGAGATCCCAAAGAGGTATTTGCCAATCCAAGGGAAGAAAGAACAAAAATTTTCTTAAGCAAAGTGCTATAA
- a CDS encoding basic amino acid ABC transporter substrate-binding protein, translating to MKKLMCLMISIMMFIGLVGCGQSKNDTQSSAGDKAVIVMGTNAEFPPFEYREGDNVEGFDVEIAKKVAEKLGVELQIEDMLFDGLIPALEAGKIDFIAAGMSVTEERKQNVDFSNGYYEASQVIIVTKDNDTIKGPEDLKNKKIGVQLGTTGDAEAQNIEGAEVVQFNAGFAAIMDLQNGKVDAVVLDSEPAKNFAAQNDQIKILDVELTQEEYAIAVKKGNTELVDAINSVLEEMKNSGEYDELVKKYFTAE from the coding sequence ATGAAAAAATTAATGTGTTTAATGATATCAATCATGATGTTTATTGGATTAGTTGGATGTGGTCAATCTAAAAATGATACACAATCAAGTGCTGGAGATAAAGCAGTGATCGTTATGGGAACCAATGCAGAGTTTCCTCCTTTCGAATACAGAGAAGGAGATAATGTAGAAGGTTTTGACGTTGAAATTGCAAAAAAAGTAGCAGAAAAATTAGGGGTTGAGCTACAGATAGAAGATATGTTGTTTGACGGATTAATTCCTGCTCTCGAAGCTGGTAAAATTGATTTTATTGCAGCAGGAATGAGCGTAACTGAAGAAAGAAAGCAAAACGTTGACTTCTCCAATGGATATTATGAAGCAAGCCAAGTAATTATCGTTACTAAAGATAATGATACAATCAAAGGACCTGAAGATTTAAAGAATAAGAAAATCGGTGTACAATTAGGAACAACAGGAGATGCAGAGGCGCAAAATATTGAAGGTGCAGAAGTAGTACAATTCAATGCAGGATTTGCTGCTATTATGGATTTACAAAATGGTAAAGTAGATGCAGTAGTACTGGATTCTGAACCAGCTAAAAACTTTGCAGCTCAAAACGATCAGATTAAAATACTTGATGTTGAATTAACTCAGGAAGAATATGCGATTGCAGTGAAAAAAGGCAATACCGAATTAGTTGACGCAATCAATTCTGTTCTTGAAGAAATGAAAAATAGCGGAGAATATGATGAATTAGTTAAAAAATATTTTACAGCTGAATAA
- a CDS encoding glycoside hydrolase family 65 protein yields MTENLKWQITSNSLEASQLLVDETLFHVANGYIGIRGNFEEGYPNQYNTIRGTYINGVYDISEVKHGEKLQGFIDNKQKIINITDVQGIELYIAGERFSLFDGEILEFKRTLDMREGISKRHIIWKSPKGHIVEINIQRMASFIKPELFVIDYAVKSINYAGEIVFVSTQKGEVSNYFDPTDPRVAGEYEKHLTVEKLDSVDGIDIITSITNKSNIRVSSAVKHVVSAEHELERIQDDQSLTSKIKLNIKDGETQRLIKYCIFTDSIRFSDCHQAAVDKMKEVLEISIDNLYELQASYLSSFWAKADVVINGDDGLQQGIHFNLFELLQSVGKDKYSNIAAKGLSGEGYEGHYFWDTEIYMLPFFLLTDKALAENLLNYRHEKLDAARENARILGHKKGALYPWRTISGSECSAYFPSGTAQYHINADIAYMFVQYYFVTGDLDFVENKAAEVLFETARLWMDTGHYVGDSFRIDAVTGPDEYTCVVNNNYYTNCMAKYNLKWAAKFYELLKDNNRLDSLADRLEVTEEEVREWQEASEKMYLPYDEKLDINPQDDSFLSKAVWDFENTPKDHYPLLLHYHPLYIYRYQVCKQADTVLAHFLLEDEQKLSTIKNSYEYYEKITTHDSSLSTCIFSIVASKLGDIKKAYDYFMQTTRLDLDNVHHNTKDGIHTANMGGTYMGMVYGFAGLRIKEQGIFFNPIIPEQWESYEFKICYQERTIKVHISKNQCNFTLLEGKELKINVYGKEYLLNNDLMINF; encoded by the coding sequence ATGACAGAAAACCTAAAATGGCAAATTACAAGCAATTCTCTAGAGGCTTCTCAGCTTCTGGTAGACGAAACATTATTTCATGTTGCCAATGGCTATATAGGCATTAGAGGAAATTTTGAAGAGGGATACCCCAACCAGTATAATACCATCAGAGGTACATATATTAATGGCGTTTATGATATATCTGAAGTAAAACACGGCGAAAAATTGCAGGGTTTTATAGATAATAAACAAAAAATCATTAATATTACCGATGTGCAAGGTATAGAACTGTATATTGCAGGAGAAAGATTTTCCTTATTCGATGGAGAAATATTGGAATTTAAAAGAACTTTAGACATGAGGGAAGGAATTTCTAAACGACATATCATTTGGAAATCTCCTAAGGGTCATATTGTTGAGATAAATATTCAAAGAATGGCTAGTTTTATAAAACCAGAATTATTTGTTATAGACTATGCTGTTAAATCTATCAATTATGCGGGGGAAATAGTATTTGTATCGACTCAAAAAGGAGAGGTATCCAATTACTTTGATCCTACAGATCCGAGAGTAGCGGGGGAATACGAAAAGCATCTTACGGTAGAAAAGTTAGACTCGGTTGATGGTATTGACATTATCACCTCAATCACCAATAAGTCGAATATAAGAGTTAGCAGTGCAGTTAAGCACGTGGTTTCAGCAGAACATGAGCTGGAAAGAATTCAGGATGATCAGTCTTTAACATCCAAAATTAAACTCAATATTAAGGATGGAGAAACTCAACGACTTATTAAATATTGTATTTTTACAGATTCCATTAGATTTTCGGATTGTCATCAGGCTGCTGTCGATAAGATGAAGGAAGTTTTAGAAATTTCCATTGATAATTTATATGAATTACAAGCATCTTATTTATCTTCATTCTGGGCTAAGGCAGATGTAGTGATAAATGGTGATGATGGACTGCAACAGGGGATTCATTTCAACCTTTTTGAATTACTGCAATCGGTTGGGAAGGATAAATATAGTAATATTGCAGCAAAAGGCTTATCTGGAGAAGGTTATGAAGGTCACTATTTTTGGGATACGGAAATTTATATGTTGCCATTTTTCCTGTTAACAGACAAAGCATTGGCTGAAAACTTACTAAACTATAGACATGAAAAATTGGATGCGGCGAGAGAAAATGCCAGGATTCTGGGCCATAAAAAAGGTGCTCTATATCCTTGGAGAACCATATCGGGCAGTGAATGTTCCGCATACTTCCCCTCTGGTACTGCACAATATCATATTAATGCAGATATTGCATATATGTTTGTACAATATTATTTTGTAACCGGAGACCTTGATTTCGTTGAAAACAAAGCTGCTGAAGTGTTATTTGAAACAGCAAGGCTATGGATGGATACAGGACATTATGTAGGTGACAGCTTTAGGATAGATGCAGTTACAGGACCGGATGAATATACTTGTGTGGTTAATAACAATTACTATACAAATTGTATGGCTAAATACAATTTAAAATGGGCGGCTAAGTTCTATGAGCTTCTTAAGGATAACAATCGCTTGGATTCCTTGGCTGATAGGCTTGAAGTAACGGAAGAAGAAGTTCGTGAATGGCAGGAAGCATCCGAAAAAATGTATCTGCCTTACGATGAAAAATTAGATATTAATCCTCAAGACGATTCATTTTTATCTAAGGCTGTTTGGGATTTTGAAAATACGCCTAAAGATCACTATCCTCTATTATTGCATTATCATCCTCTTTATATTTACAGATATCAAGTATGTAAGCAGGCTGATACTGTATTGGCCCATTTCCTGTTGGAAGATGAGCAAAAATTAAGCACAATCAAAAATTCTTACGAATACTATGAAAAGATTACAACCCATGATTCATCCTTATCAACTTGCATATTTAGTATCGTTGCCTCCAAATTAGGAGATATTAAGAAAGCATACGATTACTTTATGCAAACAACAAGACTTGATTTGGATAATGTGCATCACAATACCAAAGACGGTATCCATACGGCCAACATGGGCGGAACATATATGGGTATGGTTTATGGATTTGCAGGACTTAGAATTAAAGAGCAGGGTATTTTCTTTAATCCTATCATTCCTGAACAATGGGAAAGCTATGAATTTAAGATCTGTTATCAAGAAAGAACGATAAAGGTACATATAAGCAAAAATCAATGTAACTTTACGCTTCTCGAAGGTAAAGAACTTAAAATCAATGTTTATGGCAAAGAGTATTTGCTAAATAATGACTTAATGATTAATTTTTAA
- a CDS encoding amino acid ABC transporter permease — protein sequence MSITEIFLGNDRYKYILDGLKFSLLVTAFAAVIGILIGIIVALFRISEFKPFKFLKETKLDKWADFNPISFIAMLYIDLIRGTPAVVQLMIMHTVIFGKVSAPKLLVAGLAFGINSGAYVAEIIRAGIQGLDKGQMEAARSLGMGYGMSMYYIIIPQAIKNILPTLVSEFIILLKETSIVGFIGGMDLLRSANIITSQTYRGFEPLMAVAIIYLVLTGVFTKLMRIVERRMRRSD from the coding sequence ATGTCAATAACTGAGATTTTTTTGGGGAACGACAGGTATAAGTATATTTTAGACGGCTTAAAATTTTCATTATTAGTTACAGCATTTGCAGCTGTAATCGGAATTTTAATTGGAATTATCGTTGCGTTATTCCGTATTTCTGAATTTAAACCCTTTAAATTCTTAAAGGAAACAAAATTGGATAAATGGGCTGATTTTAATCCTATTTCTTTTATAGCCATGCTTTATATTGATCTTATTAGAGGAACCCCTGCAGTAGTACAGCTTATGATTATGCATACGGTTATTTTCGGAAAAGTTTCCGCGCCTAAACTTTTGGTAGCAGGATTGGCGTTTGGAATCAACAGTGGTGCTTATGTTGCTGAAATCATTAGAGCAGGAATTCAAGGGCTTGATAAAGGTCAAATGGAAGCGGCAAGATCTCTTGGTATGGGCTATGGAATGTCAATGTATTATATTATTATCCCTCAAGCAATAAAAAATATTCTTCCAACCTTAGTAAGTGAATTCATCATTTTATTAAAGGAAACTTCAATTGTAGGCTTTATCGGAGGAATGGACTTGCTTCGTTCAGCCAATATCATTACAAGCCAGACTTATAGAGGATTTGAACCTTTGATGGCTGTTGCAATCATATACCTTGTTTTAACAGGAGTATTTACTAAACTTATGCGCATAGTAGAAAGGAGGATGAGACGCAGTGATTGA
- the hpf gene encoding ribosome hibernation-promoting factor, HPF/YfiA family produces MRYIISGTNIEITNALQQKVMDKLSKLEKFFVAETEAQVTLSVEKLRHIIEVTIPFQGTILRAEVDEKDMYAAIDEVVDVLEKQLLKFKGRLRDRHRNNSPFKEEFIKDIDKDDDDEAIVIQKTKRFAIKPMSVEEAAMQMDLLGHDFFVFRDAETEEVNVVYKRKNGTYGLIEPEF; encoded by the coding sequence ATGCGTTACATCATCAGCGGAACAAATATTGAAATCACTAATGCACTCCAGCAAAAGGTAATGGATAAATTAAGTAAATTGGAAAAGTTTTTCGTTGCTGAAACAGAGGCGCAGGTTACACTTAGTGTTGAAAAGTTAAGACATATCATAGAAGTTACGATTCCTTTCCAAGGAACGATCTTAAGAGCTGAAGTAGATGAAAAAGATATGTATGCTGCCATTGACGAAGTGGTGGACGTATTGGAAAAACAACTTTTAAAATTTAAAGGAAGACTAAGAGATAGACACAGAAACAACAGTCCTTTTAAAGAAGAGTTCATTAAGGATATAGACAAAGACGATGATGACGAAGCAATTGTTATTCAGAAAACCAAGCGTTTTGCAATCAAACCTATGAGTGTTGAAGAAGCGGCAATGCAGATGGATTTATTAGGACATGACTTTTTCGTTTTCCGAGATGCAGAAACAGAAGAAGTAAACGTGGTTTATAAACGTAAAAACGGTACTTACGGATTAATCGAACCAGAATTTTAA